The following proteins are encoded in a genomic region of Sorangiineae bacterium MSr12523:
- a CDS encoding septum formation initiator family protein, giving the protein MPDDFSWSDFIQRALPLAILGLALIGAPLLIFEPEGLPRMRSLSKELAQVRAENAELTRDVSKLRAEVRELRDDPAAVERIARGKLGLVRKSEVVFQFGKPR; this is encoded by the coding sequence GTGCCCGATGACTTCTCGTGGTCCGACTTCATCCAGCGCGCCCTCCCGCTCGCCATTCTCGGGCTCGCGCTGATCGGCGCACCCTTGCTCATCTTCGAGCCGGAGGGTCTGCCCCGCATGCGGTCCCTTTCCAAGGAGCTGGCGCAGGTCCGGGCGGAAAATGCGGAGCTTACCCGCGATGTGAGCAAACTTCGTGCAGAGGTGCGCGAGCTCCGGGATGATCCGGCAGCAGTGGAACGCATTGCTCGGGGCAAGCTCGGGCTGGTGCGAAAGAGCGAGGTCGTCTTTCAATTTGGAAAACCGCGGTAG
- the gatB gene encoding Asp-tRNA(Asn)/Glu-tRNA(Gln) amidotransferase subunit GatB, protein MSSRYEAVIGLEVHAQLLTRTKAFCACSTAFGAEPNTNVCPTCLGLPGALPVLNGEAVRLAVRAALALGCEIRGTSRFARKNFFYPDMPKGYQISQYDEPFSGQGVLEVEIDGRTISPRIERVHMEEDAGKNLHDRGDQSIVDLNRSGVPLVEIVGTPDLRSAAEAAAYLRSLRDVLVFLGVNDGNLEEGSFRCDANVSIRIRGEEKYGTRVELKNINSFRFVEKAISYEIMRQEAVLDSGGRLTQETRGWDEKTGTTFSLRSKETAQDYRYFPEPDLPPLVLDEAFVHQVRAEMPELPRDKRARFVSELGLQPGAAVVLTQHPRIAAFFEEAATLYGDGVKVGNFIQNEVLRDVTTHGLTADIPVSARQVVQLLKLVDRGKISGKQAKEVYAKILRTEKMPEDVVAELGITQVTDKDAILAICQRVVEQNPKQAAALRGGKTALMGFFVGQVMKETKGSANPQMVNDLLQKVLGVLS, encoded by the coding sequence ATGTCCTCTCGCTACGAAGCGGTCATCGGCCTCGAGGTGCACGCGCAGCTGCTCACGCGTACCAAGGCTTTCTGCGCATGCTCCACGGCCTTCGGGGCCGAGCCCAATACCAACGTTTGCCCGACCTGCCTCGGATTGCCCGGCGCGCTTCCCGTCCTCAACGGGGAGGCGGTGCGGTTGGCGGTGCGGGCGGCGCTGGCCCTGGGTTGCGAGATCCGCGGCACGAGCCGGTTCGCGCGGAAGAACTTTTTCTATCCGGATATGCCGAAGGGCTACCAGATTAGCCAATACGACGAGCCGTTCAGCGGACAGGGCGTGCTCGAAGTCGAGATCGACGGCCGCACCATCTCGCCGCGCATCGAACGTGTTCATATGGAGGAGGATGCCGGCAAGAACCTGCACGACCGTGGCGATCAGTCCATCGTGGATCTCAATCGGTCGGGCGTGCCCCTCGTGGAAATCGTGGGCACGCCGGATCTGCGCAGTGCCGCGGAAGCGGCCGCCTACCTGCGCTCCCTGCGCGACGTGCTCGTCTTTTTGGGCGTCAACGACGGGAACCTGGAGGAAGGCTCCTTCCGCTGCGACGCCAACGTCTCCATCCGCATCCGGGGCGAGGAGAAGTACGGTACGCGCGTCGAGTTGAAGAACATCAACTCGTTTCGTTTCGTGGAAAAGGCCATTTCCTACGAAATCATGCGTCAGGAGGCCGTGCTCGATTCGGGTGGGAGACTCACCCAGGAAACGCGCGGTTGGGACGAAAAGACCGGCACCACCTTCTCGCTCCGCAGCAAGGAAACCGCGCAGGACTATCGGTATTTCCCCGAACCCGACCTGCCGCCGCTGGTTCTCGACGAGGCCTTCGTCCACCAGGTCCGGGCCGAAATGCCCGAACTTCCGCGCGACAAGCGCGCCCGGTTCGTTTCGGAGCTGGGGCTCCAACCGGGCGCGGCTGTGGTTCTGACCCAACATCCGCGCATTGCGGCCTTCTTCGAAGAGGCGGCGACCCTATACGGGGATGGCGTGAAGGTTGGTAACTTCATCCAGAACGAAGTGCTCCGGGACGTGACGACCCACGGTCTCACGGCGGACATCCCCGTTTCTGCGCGGCAGGTCGTGCAGCTCCTCAAGCTCGTCGACCGTGGCAAGATCAGCGGGAAGCAGGCCAAAGAGGTCTACGCGAAGATTCTTCGCACTGAAAAAATGCCCGAGGATGTCGTAGCCGAGCTCGGCATCACTCAGGTCACCGACAAGGACGCCATTTTGGCCATCTGCCAAAGGGTCGTGGAGCAAAATCCAAAGCAAGCCGCCGCCTTGCGTGGCGGAAAGACCGCGCTTATGGGATTTTTCGTGGGGCAAGTGATGAAAGAGACGAAGGGCAGCGCCAATCCGCAGATGGTCAACGACTTGCTCCAGAAGGTGCTGGGGGTGCTGTCGTGA
- a CDS encoding ATP-binding protein, whose translation MNESANWKMSTLGGLNLTESVKMKAANTTSPGVPTPPSLRTPRTGFGICRRGMLGRILVVDDNTDLVTTLREVLEPHGFVVINATKGQDALRIAETDGFDVAIVDVKLPDTSGVDIIQPLRRASPASEVVLVTGFASVDAAIAALRSGAFAFILKSFRPEELLSTIQQAITKVRLMRDREELERRYRALVELTDVLVIGLDETGHVALFNRRAAALAEIASEEAYGRDFVDTWIPEEDRARLRESLSQAHRGERLREVETSFVEPNRRVRWQLLPARDSEEKRHHFVYLIGIDVTERRALEKRAADAEALSAMGTLALNLAHEIRNPLNAAVLQLHLMGRDIDKLEADYERRAAMHRRVEIVGSEINRLNRLLTEFLELARPRGIGREPVHIGSLVDDVLELERESAERRGIRIERQIVADGCGVAIGDREKLKQVIINLVVNSIEAMKGGGTLTARVKCGDSNVVLEIVDTGPGIDPELVDNVFDPFFTTKEGGTGLGLSIVRKIIDQHGGDVSITSEKGQGTQVRVRVPSGR comes from the coding sequence GTGAATGAGTCGGCCAATTGGAAGATGTCCACGCTCGGCGGTTTGAACCTGACCGAGTCGGTGAAGATGAAGGCTGCGAACACGACGTCGCCCGGCGTTCCCACGCCGCCGTCGCTTCGCACGCCGCGCACCGGATTCGGCATTTGCCGCCGGGGCATGCTCGGACGCATTCTGGTGGTCGACGACAATACGGATCTCGTCACGACCTTGCGTGAGGTGCTCGAGCCGCATGGCTTCGTGGTCATCAACGCTACCAAGGGGCAGGACGCCCTGCGCATCGCCGAAACGGACGGCTTCGACGTGGCCATCGTCGACGTGAAGCTGCCCGACACGAGTGGCGTCGACATCATCCAGCCTTTGCGCCGTGCCTCGCCGGCGAGCGAGGTCGTGCTGGTCACGGGCTTCGCCAGCGTCGATGCCGCCATTGCGGCACTGCGCTCGGGCGCGTTCGCCTTCATTTTGAAGTCGTTCCGCCCCGAGGAGCTGCTCTCGACGATTCAGCAAGCCATCACGAAGGTGCGCTTGATGCGCGACCGCGAGGAGCTCGAGCGCCGCTACCGCGCGCTGGTCGAGCTCACCGACGTGTTGGTCATTGGCCTCGACGAAACGGGGCACGTGGCGCTCTTCAACCGCCGGGCCGCCGCGCTCGCGGAGATTGCCTCGGAGGAGGCGTACGGACGCGACTTCGTGGACACCTGGATCCCGGAGGAGGACCGCGCCCGCCTGCGCGAGTCGCTGAGCCAAGCCCACCGCGGCGAGCGCCTTCGCGAAGTGGAGACGAGCTTCGTCGAGCCGAATCGCCGCGTGCGTTGGCAGCTGCTCCCCGCGCGCGACAGCGAGGAGAAGCGGCACCATTTCGTCTACCTCATCGGCATCGACGTGACGGAGCGCCGCGCATTGGAGAAGCGCGCGGCGGACGCCGAAGCGCTGAGTGCGATGGGTACCCTCGCGTTGAATCTCGCGCACGAGATCCGCAATCCGCTCAATGCGGCGGTGTTGCAGCTGCATCTCATGGGGCGCGACATCGACAAGCTGGAGGCGGACTACGAGCGCCGTGCGGCGATGCACCGCCGCGTCGAAATCGTGGGCAGCGAGATAAACCGGCTGAATCGCCTTCTGACGGAGTTCCTCGAGCTGGCGCGGCCGCGCGGCATCGGGCGCGAGCCGGTGCACATCGGCAGCCTGGTGGACGACGTGCTGGAGCTGGAGCGCGAGAGCGCGGAGCGCCGCGGCATCCGCATCGAGCGTCAAATCGTGGCCGACGGCTGCGGCGTCGCCATTGGCGATCGCGAGAAGTTGAAGCAGGTGATCATCAACCTGGTCGTCAATTCGATCGAGGCGATGAAGGGCGGCGGCACGCTGACCGCGCGGGTCAAATGCGGCGACTCGAACGTGGTCCTGGAGATCGTCGACACCGGCCCGGGCATTGACCCCGAATTGGTGGACAACGTCTTCGACCCGTTCTTCACGACGAAGGAAGGCGGCACGGGTTTGGGCCTTTCCATCGTGCGAAAGATCATCGACCAACACGGTGGCGACGTCTCCATCACCAGCGAAAAGGGCCAGGGCACCCAGGTCCGCGTGCGCGTCCCGTCGGGGCGTTAA